The genomic window ttcaagcATTAGTTCAAATAGACGAAAGAGGAGGAGTAATAGAATGTACCTTTATCTTCTTAAAAAGGTTGGGaatgttttcatcatcaaatgGAAGCGTCCCACAGAGAAGAGCGTAGAGTATCACACCACAGCTCCAGACATCTACTTCAGGGCCAGCATATAACTTGCCCGAAATTACCTGAAACAATTTATAGATCTCGACTATAACCTATCATTTGAAACAAGCCTAATTATAGTATTCCTCAGATACCTGAGGGCTGAAGCACTTACCTCTGGAGCGGCATAATTTGGACTTCCACAACTTGTCTTCAAAAAATGACCATCTCGCATTATGTTGCTCAGGCCAAAATCAGCAATCTTTACATTGCATTTAGAGTCCAAAAGCAAGTTTTCAGGCTTGAGGTCTCTGTGAACCACCATGTTTCGATGGCAGTATTCCACTCCTGATATTATCTACATCAAAGCCAAGTAGCTAATTCTTAACTctcaaatataatataaaatcgAATGGTTGCTTGGAAAGTTACatgttgataaaataaaataaaaacatacctGCTGAAAAAAGTTCCTCGCCTCATCCTCCTGCAATCTACCCTTCTCAACAATATAGTCAAATAGCTCACCAGAGTTCACATACTCCATGACAAGATAAATATCTGTGGGAGTCTCTATAACCTCATAGAGACGGATGATGTGAGGATGCATAAATAGTCTCAAGATTTTGATCTCTCTCCTCACTGCATCAAAGACCAAATAAGTTCAAAGGAAGGAAGACGAAAAAGAagctatatatttatatattccaAGAGTACCGTGAAGTCACAACTAAGGTGGAATggatacacaaaacaaaacttgtacctttctcctccatctccatgttcttgattttgcGACGATTGAGGATCTTGATAGCAACCTTATGTCCTGTCAATGCATGCTCAGCTATCTTCACCCTACCAAAGGAACCAATACCAAGAGTTCTCCCAAGCTTGTAATTTGGTAGAATCGATTCTACCCCACTTCTACTGCCTGTGCCTGATCCATCCATTctctacaaaaaaagagagagagatattagATCTACTAGTacacaacacacaaaacaaactgCAAAAGAGTAATAGGAACAAAAAGCAAGTAATTTTTACACTTTTGAAGATTCTGTGATCGATCGTTgaagaaactaaattaaacTCATCTACTCGTTTGAACATGAGAATTTAGCGAGAATTAGGATCCCTTTTATTATCCAGAATAAACCAACCAACACTAAGAAGAGAGCTTAAAATAGCAATTTTCAGACTATCCCCAATTCGGAATATGAACCCTAATAATAATTCAATCGCAGAGGATTACTGGATCTCTCGTACCCGATTCAGAAATGACGATTTCAAGATCAATCCATTGATTTGCAAAAGGgcgagaattttttttatttccgaaataagaaaattgagaGATATCGAAActtaccaaaaattaaaaaaggcGGAGGAGAAAATTCGGAACCAAAAAATGCAGCAAAAAAAAGTCCCAAAATTTTCTGAgctgaaaaagtaaaattgagGAAGATCCAGAGATCAGCTTAAACCCAGAAATTATTGATAGATTCTTCCTCTCGCTTTCATTGCTCTCGCTCCTGTAGCCTATAAGGCGCAAGCAAGTATCAAAGAcgaaattatttgatttttggttcCATAAACGGATCAATCTTTAACTAAATTACCCCCAGAGTTACGACTAATTACAATATATACCCCCATGCGGACGTGGCATCTAGTCATCATCTTTTTGCTAAATATTCTCTGTGGTAAAATTATTAACCACCGTTTTGTTTTGGCATCTTTCAAAAAGTTTGTACCGTCTTAAACCGGTTTAGAGAGATACATTGacataaactttttttcttttttacacaAGCCAAGTGTAAGCAAATGTACAAGACAAAAACCGCTTGATTCTCGGTTAAGACCCAATGTACAAGACAACCGGTTTAGTGTGTTCTTTCATGGATTGCACCAGGTATAGTAAACCAACAGCTTCAACATAAGCAAACTTCAATAGCTCAAGTAAAAAGGTGATCTCAAGGTGAGATATCTCTCGAGTCCTGTGATGCCGAAAGTGCAGGATCTCGGTAAGCAACAACGAGTTCCGAATAGAATTCAGACATGTTTTGCTCTCTCTCGTCTGCTTTATCTTTGTTTACCAGACACTGCAAAAGTAAAACATCCATCATCACCATATAAAGGTTTAGAGTAGATGCTGTAATGTAATAAAGGACTATGCATCATgttctgtttgttttgtttaggttAGGAATAAAAGATTATCTAGccatatttttcttccattgGATCAAAAATATGAGTAACTATTTCTCTAAAGCCTTTACCTGGGTAGGATAAGATTTGAAATTTGGTAAAAACCGTCTTTGGCAGTAAATGCTGAAAAGGACCGTGAGAACCGGAAGGGGAATTGTTAAAGAAGATGCCACTGGAAGCTCTTTAAGCCCGAATAATCCGACTGCAATAATGTGCATTAGTACCAAAGAGAAGATAGTATAGCTGTGAACTATTGGCCAAAACTTTCCACCAGTTTCATACTTGGCCGCATATACGTTTAGGAGCTGCAGCACAAAAAGGTGATGTTATTTCTATCAACAAGTTGCAATGGAttcattaagaagaaaaagaattatgtGACGAGAAAATGGATTCTTGATGTAACGTTTATGTCATGACTGAAGCTCCAAAAAATACTTTCGGTTTAAAGATGCTATTCGAGAATTTAGAAAAGGGATCACATataaagagaagataaaagtGAGATTCCATATAACGAAAATATGTGTAGCTGATTCCTATATGATTTTATCAGAGATCAACAGAGAATTATACTTAGGAGTGAGATTGGTTCCGTTACCTGGTTGCGGTAGATGATATATCCAAGACAATAGTAGACCAACAAGAAAGGCAGTATCAATGGCGAAAGGAAGAAGTAAGTTATACCGAGGAGTCCAAAAAATAGAATCCTTGGGATTTCTTGGCAGAAAGGAGTTGAAGGAACCTCAAATTCTTTGTCATCTTCCTTGCCGAAAAGTTTCGTTATGAAACTCCAAAGAAGAGGAACCAAACGGAGGATCTCTGATGATAAACCAGTCCATCCAGAGGTCACAACATAAGATACAAAGAACGATGCCTACACCAAAgattaaacaataaacatgACTCGTGGTACGAAAAGGGAATTCCGGAAACCTCAATACTGAATTTTGTGTTCTTTACCTGTGCTGGCACAGCTGCAGCAAGCACACGAGGAATAGTCTTAGGTTCAAGGAACACATTAACACGATAAAGGGCAGATCCGGACAGTACATTTGCAAAGAAACTGTTCCATACAGTAAAGATTAGAAGCTTGATACATGCAGATTTCTCAATCTGGCTATGAGAAATGAATCCTTGCATTGAGGAAAGTAGAAGCATAATGGGTGGTACTATAAGAAGGAAAAGCTGGAAAATGAGACTCGGAAGATATCCCGTAATCACTTGACTCACGATTTTCCTGcaatcataagaaaaaaaagaagattttgtaattgttCAATTGAAACGAAGAACCATCTTTATCTAAATAGGGCTTTACTTACATATTTAATATTCCTTTTAGAAAAGGGAACCAAGTCTCCAACTGGTGAAGATTAGCAAGACCTTGAACCAATACAACGGGGACAATGTATAGGATCAAAAGAGCTACGAAAGCCACAAGCACCACTACATTGGAGATCCATCTTCTCACAAACGATGCAGTGAAAAATGGCCAATGAACATCTTCGGGCTCCGGGGCTGCCTCAGTTAGCCATTGTGTTGGATCTATTCCTTGCTGAATGTTTGTTGCTATTGCAGCACCATGTCTTGTCctaaaggaaacaaaagcaGCTGGAACTTCCTAAAAGggtttgccaaaaaaaaaggaatgaatATGTTGAAGAATGCAAGTAGTCACAAAAAGACAAATTCTCACCTCTCCTGCTAATAAAGACTGTTTCAATCTCATGTCATCTTCTAACTTATCAAGCTTCTTTTGGTAATGGTCAACCACATCAACATTATTCCCAAACATCCCTAGAAACCCACCCCACCTAGACTTTTGGCGAGATATGCTTCCGGATTTTACTCGTGTAAGCTTCTTGTACAGCTTCTCAGCATCATTCTGCAAATATTAACAGATATATGAAATCCAGAAATATCAAAAGGTAAGGCCTTATAGAATCCTTAGTAGGTAGAAGCTTACCATGAGAACTTTCAACTTGTCTGTCCGATGAACAACTATATGAGAAAGATACGAGGAAGAATGATATTCCCTGAAAAAGTTTTCTACTGTCTCACTAATACTGTTCCCGGATACAAGAGGGACGCCACTGACCAGAACTGTAAATTCTTGTGGCTGAGGCTTGGATGAATAAAGATGAGCAATCCGCTTTGTTAAAATGTACTTGTGCTCCTGCAAAGATAGtccaaacattattttatgttCCCATATAGGCGATATAAAGTAGAATGGatggacaaaacaaaaggcgTCTTACATAGTAAAGTAGAGAACAAACAACCGCCGTGAAGATGTATATTGCGCAAAAGTGGATCCACAGCCTGAAGCAAAACACATACAAGCATAAGAGATCGGTTACGGACAAGTAGAAATCGGGATACTGTTTAAGCATAGCTTCGAGTTCTTTACTTATTTGATCCATCGTTAACATTAGAGATACTGAAGTTATCCATAGACTTCTTTGGGAGGTCGAAAAACTCTTCAAACTCTGTTCCCATATAATTCACTGGAAGAAGTATGAAGATCCCAACCACAGATGCAAAGCTAAACACTCTTATGCTGCCAAACAAAAAAGCATTGaagtttcacaaaaaaaaagtcaaacttGAAGCAGATGCTCAATGAATCAATCAACCTGAAGACAAAGACACGAATGAAGACCAAAGCATCTAAGCCAAGATTGGAGAGGATTTCATCATTGGTAGGTTCCAATGCTCTTTTGACCCAACCAGCAGTAGGCAAAAGCCTCTCGAGGTTGAACTCATTTGACTGCTGAGACTTGCCATCTTTTTTAACAAGACGTGGACCGTATACAGTGACATTACTAGGCTGCTTTCTCAATATTGAATacaaagtgaagaagagaaaacagaggcCAAGATTGATTCCCACTGAAGTTAAAAGTGCTGACAGAAGCATAACTCCAAATTCACTTAGACCAAGAGAAGCCTGCCAAGAATCTGCAAAATTTGGGAGCAACACGAAGAAGATATCAGATATGTGTAAATTGACACACAAAAAGGAAAGGAATTTACAATTGAGAAGAACATGGAGAGTACTATGGTGGTAAGGAACTGATAAACCCAGAATCAATCTGCACAACGTTTTCTGATCTGgatcaaataaaaagcaaGAGACGAATTTTCCAAAATACATACCAGGAGAAAAGATGAATCAGTCGAGGCGGTGATCTTTTGGTTTGAGCTCTCTCGCCATACGTAATAAGTCCTCGATGCGACACGATACCATTTTTCTCGATTTTTCCATTCCTTAAAAAtaaccatcttttttttcattgggATTCAAAAACAACGAATCGTAAAATGTTGCTTACTGTTGGGTCCGGATCCGGAACTTTGGGTTGATTACCCGCTGGACAACACATGGATTTGACAAGCAAAAGTTAGTCTTGTCTTAAtgtcaatttaaaatttaaaagcaaataaagaagataataataCAATTACGTTTTGGGCTCTCGTCTTTATCAGTGGACTTATTAAAAAGGCCCATTAATCATTCTCTCAAGACATGGATTTTGCTGAGATCTACAAATCGAAATCGAAATCGAACTACGTATTgaaaggaaagaaaacaaaaaaagacgaGGCATTTATGAATGCCTTATATGTTgttgaaacaaagagaagaagaagcagaagctaGAGGGTCATGACCATTGTTCGAAGCCGTGACCTTGAGGTTCCAAGCACAAGGAGTTCTTACCACAAAGCAATGGCCACAATGGTCGTTCACATGGGACCAGTTATCTAATTTAACCTCTTTAAGACGCAAAACGAACTAAACAGAATTTATTATATAGCACAACAAACATCATAATAGTACACGATTATTTCGGAACGTAAATGTCGCGGAACAATAGTTCAAAGACATCATTATTACGGTGACTGAAAACAGCAAAGAGAGATAAATAAAGGACAAAGAAACGACAGCGTTTTTGTGTGATGTGTCATTTTCAGATGGCTTCGAGAGCTTGAAGAATGTCAGCTTTGACATCTTCAAAGTCTTCAACTCCAAAGCTGAAACGAACCAAGTTATCTTTGATTCCATACTTTAGTCTCTCCTCTTGCGGCAGATCCCTGAAATCAAAACCACCCATTAGAAATCGGAAATTTGTTCGATTTTGTCAAAGACGGAAGCATATGGAATCAAAGATAACTTTGTTCGATTTTGCCAAAGACATACCAGTAGGACATGATAGCAGGTTGGTCAACAATGCTTTCGCAGCCACCGAAGGATGGTGCAATGTAAGGAATCTTTAGAGAATCCACAAACTTGATTGTCGTTTCAATGTCTCCATCAATCTACCCAAGAAAGATAATCAAGGTGTTCAGGATCATACTTAAATGCTAATCTGGAGTAGATAGAGATTAGGTTGGTGATAGATCATATTACCTCGAAACTGACCACACCTCCAAAACCAGTCATTTGTCGCTTGGCGAGTTCATGTTCGGGATGACTTGGAAGGCCTGGATAGTACACATGACTCACCTGCAAATCAAAATTGCATCGATATTTACTCACATGACTCACCTGGATAGTGTCAGGATATTTACTCAAAAAAGAGATATTGCATACCTTAGGATGTGCCTCTAAAATTTCGGCCATTCTAAAAGCGGTCGAATTCTGTTGCTGTACACGAAGATGCAATGTCTTCATGCCTCGGATGATTAGGTACGCAGCGTTCTGTTAACAAACCTTTTATGAGAATTCATGAATTAACAGCATAATAAGAGGGATAAATGAGACAGTCAAGTAATTTACTGGGTTAAGTGTTCCTCCCAACACATGATGCAGATTGCGAATTTCTGAAACCAACTTCAGTGAACCACAGATGCATCCAGCAAGAACCTAAACCACCGAGAAACAATCTTTGTTAATAACTAAACAACCAGTGAGTGCTCTTTTGAGatgttttacaatatatgGAACATGTTTTACTCACATCATTGTGTCCTCCAATGTACTTTGTAGCAGAGTGCACGACAAGATCAGCACCAAGAGCAAGGGCTTTCTGATTCAGAGGTGTTGCAAAGGTGCCATCAATGCAAACCAGAGTTCCCCTCTTGTGGCATATTTTTGAAACTAGCTCAATGTCGACACATCTAAGGAATGGGTTTGTCGGGGACTCAGTGAAGAACAGAGATACCTGCCAGACAAGTCGGAATAAATTTGAGACACATACTCTCTTTCCAACTGTAAAAAGGACAATAATGTTACAGAACTGACCTTGAACTCATTCACTGCAGCTTCAAGCCCTGCGATATCAGCAGGATCAATCACAGTGACCTGGACATAAACATGATGTTAAACAATCAAGTTGAAAAACTGGAATTGGAAAAAGGAAGacagtaattaaaaaatttagatgcAATGGAAATCTTCTTACAGTGATCCCCAACTTGGGAAGAAAATTCTCCATGAAGATCCTAGTCTTCCTGTAGCAATCAGTAGTAGTGACAATGTGTCCACCAGCAGGAACCAATGCCAAAAGCATAACAGTGCTTGCACACATCCCAGATGCCATAACCAAAGTTGATTCAGCCCCTTCAAGTGCACTACAGCAATATATTAAtcaaacaaatccaaaagcaTCAACAACATAATCTTCAGGAAAGGCAAGTGCAATTATAAAACACAttattaaagataaaataataataacctTATCTTATCTTCAAGTACCACAGTCGTAGGGTTACCATAACGACCATACTCGAAACTCACACTCCTTTTCTCCTacaataattcaattttttgaaGATAAACAAAGTCAATAAAACTAGTAAGAGATTCTTTCAACCTAATAGGTGTTATTCTAATCcataaaagaaagagactGAATCAATCAACGGACCTTGAAGTCAATAAGCTCAGCAGTTTTCTTGAAGAAGTAGGCAGATGTGTTGACTACAGGAGTAGTGATAGCATCCGTCACTATACCACGGCCTAATCTTTCACCTGTGTAAAACCTAATTTATCAAtctccaacaacaaaatcagataTGAAATGACTGAATCTGGTGGATCTAGGAGGTACCGGCATGAACAGTGAGGCTCCCATCGGAGCTCAAGAAAGAATGTTTGGAATCCGTCAGCTGTACACTACCTATCTTCTCCCTGATCCCCTCCTCGGCCACCACAACCTCCTCATCGACGCTTTTCAGCACGACGGGAGGCGCGGCAGCCACAGGGGCGGCGGCGGCGGACGAGGCTGCGGCTGCAGATGCGGCGGAAGAAACCGCAGATGCAGACGAGGTAGCAGCAGCCGCCGCCGCCGAAGGTAACGCGGAGGATGGGTTGTTGGACCACTTAGCCGCCACGATCTGTGCAACACCGATGTTGCTACAGTTTCTACGGGCTTTAATGCTCAGCTGACGGACGAAATTAGGAGGAAATCTTAAGATCCTGGAGGATAATCCAGCGTCCCCGGTGAATGAGGAAGAAATCCCGGCGGAGGCATGGACACGACGGCGAGATGATCCACCGACGGGAGAACCGACGAGATCTGGATCAGAACGGCATTGAAAGCCGGAGattgaggaggaggagaagatgGTAGGGCACTGGAATGATGAGACGGCCATTGTTGTTTCGTTTCTCAATGATTCTCtcgttctcttctctctctttttgtttgtggtttaGAGGTGCGTGAGGGCTTTCTCCATGGGCGGGTTTTTAAGAAGCCAAATTGCTTTgtcgttttgtttttaaccACTCTGGTTTACATTAACTTGACCAGACTAAACCATGCCTTTTCCTCttactattatttttctaattttctacgTTACAAAAATAGAATACGTTTATTGCCAGATTTCTACTTACTTATCCAAACAATGAGTTGTTGTTGAGTTTTCAATCCAAGTTCCAACTACTCATTATTGTTAAACATTCAATTTCAtgttgaaaattaaaatttgtactTACAGATTAATCACCTGAGATATTTTGAACG from Arabidopsis thaliana chromosome 3, partial sequence includes these protein-coding regions:
- the HYP1 gene encoding hypothetical protein 1 yields the protein MYFGKFVSCFLFDPDQKTLCRLILGLSVPYHHNSWQASLGLSEFGVMLLSALLTSVGINLGLCFLFFTLYSILRKQPSNVTVYGPRLVKKDGKSQQSNEFNLERLLPTAGWVKRALEPTNDEILSNLGLDALVFIRVFVFSIRVFSFASVVGIFILLPVNYMGTEFEEFFDLPKKSMDNFSISNVNDGSNKLWIHFCAIYIFTAVVCSLLYYEHKYILTKRIAHLYSSKPQPQEFTVLVSGVPLVSGNSISETVENFFREYHSSSYLSHIVVHRTDKLKVLMNDAEKLYKKLTRVKSGSISRQKSRWGGFLGMFGNNVDVVDHYQKKLDKLEDDMRLKQSLLAGEEVPAAFVSFRTRHGAAIATNIQQGIDPTQWLTEAAPEPEDVHWPFFTASFVRRWISNVVVLVAFVALLILYIVPVVLVQGLANLHQLETWFPFLKGILNMKIVSQVITGYLPSLIFQLFLLIVPPIMLLLSSMQGFISHSQIEKSACIKLLIFTVWNSFFANVLSGSALYRVNVFLEPKTIPRVLAAAVPAQASFFVSYVVTSGWTGLSSEILRLVPLLWSFITKLFGKEDDKEFEVPSTPFCQEIPRILFFGLLGITYFFLSPLILPFLLVYYCLGYIIYRNQLLNVYAAKYETGGKFWPIVHSYTIFSLVLMHIIAVGLFGLKELPVASSLTIPLPVLTVLFSIYCQRRFLPNFKSYPTQCLVNKDKADEREQNMSEFYSELVVAYRDPALSASQDSRDISP
- the HYP1 gene encoding hypothetical protein 1 (hypothetical protein 1 (HYP1); LOCATED IN: endomembrane system, membrane; EXPRESSED IN: 24 plant structures; EXPRESSED DURING: 14 growth stages; CONTAINS InterPro DOMAIN/s: Protein of unknown function DUF221 (InterPro:IPR003864); BEST Arabidopsis thaliana protein match is: Early-responsive to dehydration stress protein (ERD4) (TAIR:AT1G69450.2); Has 35333 Blast hits to 34131 proteins in 2444 species: Archae - 798; Bacteria - 22429; Metazoa - 974; Fungi - 991; Plants - 531; Viruses - 0; Other Eukaryotes - 9610 (source: NCBI BLink).) codes for the protein MLLSALLTSVGINLGLCFLFFTLYSILRKQPSNVTVYGPRLVKKDGKSQQSNEFNLERLLPTAGWVKRALEPTNDEILSNLGLDALVFIRVFVFSIRVFSFASVVGIFILLPVNYMGTEFEEFFDLPKKSMDNFSISNVNDGSNKLWIHFCAIYIFTAVVCSLLYYEHKYILTKRIAHLYSSKPQPQEFTVLVSGVPLVSGNSISETVENFFREYHSSSYLSHIVVHRTDKLKVLMNDAEKLYKKLTRVKSGSISRQKSRWGGFLGMFGNNVDVVDHYQKKLDKLEDDMRLKQSLLAGEEVPAAFVSFRTRHGAAIATNIQQGIDPTQWLTEAAPEPEDVHWPFFTASFVRRWISNVVVLVAFVALLILYIVPVVLVQGLANLHQLETWFPFLKGILNMKIVSQVITGYLPSLIFQLFLLIVPPIMLLLSSMQGFISHSQIEKSACIKLLIFTVWNSFFANVLSGSALYRVNVFLEPKTIPRVLAAAVPAQASFFVSYVVTSGWTGLSSEILRLVPLLWSFITKLFGKEDDKEFEVPSTPFCQEIPRILFFGLLGITYFFLSPLILPFLLVYYCLGYIIYRNQVTEPISLLSIILC
- the HYP1 gene encoding hypothetical protein 1 (hypothetical protein 1 (HYP1); LOCATED IN: endomembrane system, membrane; EXPRESSED IN: 24 plant structures; EXPRESSED DURING: 14 growth stages; CONTAINS InterPro DOMAIN/s: Protein of unknown function DUF221 (InterPro:IPR003864); BEST Arabidopsis thaliana protein match is: Early-responsive to dehydration stress protein (ERD4) (TAIR:AT1G69450.2); Has 1409 Blast hits to 1276 proteins in 193 species: Archae - 0; Bacteria - 2; Metazoa - 184; Fungi - 674; Plants - 429; Viruses - 0; Other Eukaryotes - 120 (source: NCBI BLink).), whose amino-acid sequence is MLLSALLTSVGINLGLCFLFFTLYSILRKQPSNVTVYGPRLVKKDGKSQQSNEFNLERLLPTAGWVKRALEPTNDEILSNLGLDALVFIRVFVFSIRVFSFASVVGIFILLPVNYMGTEFEEFFDLPKKSMDNFSISNVNDGSNKLWIHFCAIYIFTAVVCSLLYYEHKYILTKRIAHLYSSKPQPQEFTVLVSGVPLVSGNSISETVENFFREYHSSSYLSHIVVHRTDKLKVLMNDAEKLYKKLTRVKSGSISRQKSRWGGFLGMFGNNVDVVDHYQKKLDKLEDDMRLKQSLLAGEEVPAAFVSFRTRHGAAIATNIQQGIDPTQWLTEAAPEPEDVHWPFFTASFVRRWISNVVVLVAFVALLILYIVPVVLVQGLANLHQLETWFPFLKGILNMKIVSQVITGYLPSLIFQLFLLIVPPIMLLLSSMQGFISHSQIEKSACIKLLIFTVWNSFFANVLSGSALYRVNVFLEPKTIPRVLAAAVPAQASFFVSYVVTSGWTGLSSEILRLVPLLWSFITKLFGKEDDKEFEVPSTPFCQEIPRILFFGLLGITYFFLSPLILPFLLVYYCLGYIIYRNQLLNVYAAKYETGGKFWPIVHSYTIFSLVLMHIIAVGLFGLKELPVASSLTIPLPVLTVLFSIYCQRRFLPNFKSYPTQCLVNKDKADEREQNMSEFYSELVVAYRDPALSASQDSRDISP
- the MTO1 gene encoding Pyridoxal phosphate (PLP)-dependent transferases superfamily protein (METHIONINE OVERACCUMULATION 1 (MTO1); FUNCTIONS IN: cystathionine gamma-synthase activity; INVOLVED IN: methionine biosynthetic process; LOCATED IN: chloroplast; EXPRESSED IN: 25 plant structures; EXPRESSED DURING: 15 growth stages; CONTAINS InterPro DOMAIN/s: Pyridoxal phosphate-dependent transferase, major domain (InterPro:IPR015424), Cys/Met metabolism, pyridoxal phosphate-dependent enzyme (InterPro:IPR000277), Pyridoxal phosphate-dependent transferase, major region, subdomain 1 (InterPro:IPR015421), Pyridoxal phosphate-dependent transferase, major region, subdomain 2 (InterPro:IPR015422); BEST Arabidopsis thaliana protein match is: Pyridoxal phosphate (PLP)-dependent transferases superfamily protein (TAIR:AT1G33320.1); Has 21364 Blast hits to 20702 proteins in 2452 species: Archae - 220; Bacteria - 11705; Metazoa - 241; Fungi - 842; Plants - 284; Viruses - 13; Other Eukaryotes - 8059 (source: NCBI BLink).), with protein sequence MAVSSFQCPTIFSSSSISGFQCRSDPDLVGSPVGGSSRRRVHASAGISSSFTGDAGLSSRILRFPPNFVRQLSIKARRNCSNIGVAQIVAAKWSNNPSSALPSAAAAAATSSASAVSSAASAAAASSAAAAPVAAAPPVVLKSVDEEVVVAEEGIREKIGSVQLTDSKHSFLSSDGSLTVHAGERLGRGIVTDAITTPVVNTSAYFFKKTAELIDFKEKRSVSFEYGRYGNPTTVVLEDKISALEGAESTLVMASGMCASTVMLLALVPAGGHIVTTTDCYRKTRIFMENFLPKLGITVTVIDPADIAGLEAAVNEFKVSLFFTESPTNPFLRCVDIELVSKICHKRGTLVCIDGTFATPLNQKALALGADLVVHSATKYIGGHNDVLAGCICGSLKLVSEIRNLHHVLGGTLNPNAAYLIIRGMKTLHLRVQQQNSTAFRMAEILEAHPKVSHVYYPGLPSHPEHELAKRQMTGFGGVVSFEIDGDIETTIKFVDSLKIPYIAPSFGGCESIVDQPAIMSYWDLPQEERLKYGIKDNLVRFSFGVEDFEDVKADILQALEAI
- the HYP1 gene encoding hypothetical protein 1, which encodes MGTEFEEFFDLPKKSMDNFSISNVNDGSNKLWIHFCAIYIFTAVVCSLLYYEHKYILTKRIAHLYSSKPQPQEFTVLVSGVPLVSGNSISETVENFFREYHSSSYLSHIVVHRTDKLKVLMNDAEKLYKKLTRVKSGSISRQKSRWGGFLGMFGNNVDVVDHYQKKLDKLEDDMRLKQSLLAGEEVPAAFVSFRTRHGAAIATNIQQGIDPTQWLTEAAPEPEDVHWPFFTASFVRRWISNVVVLVAFVALLILYIVPVVLVQGLANLHQLETWFPFLKGILNMKIVSQVITGYLPSLIFQLFLLIVPPIMLLLSSMQGFISHSQIEKSACIKLLIFTVWNSFFANVLSGSALYRVNVFLEPKTIPRVLAAAVPAQASFFVSYVVTSGWTGLSSEILRLVPLLWSFITKLFGKEDDKEFEVPSTPFCQEIPRILFFGLLGITYFFLSPLILPFLLVYYCLGYIIYRNQLLNVYAAKYETGGKFWPIVHSYTIFSLVLMHIIAVGLFGLKELPVASSLTIPLPVLTVLFSIYCQRRFLPNFKSYPTQCLVNKDKADEREQNMSEFYSELVVAYRDPALSASQDSRDISP